AGAGTCGAATTCCCCGCTGTATTGTGCCCAGTGTACGTCCACGTCGCGCACGCTGGAGAGGCGCGGCCCCACCTTTAGCGCTTTGATGTACTCTTCCACCATGCCGCGCTCGCCCTCCACTTCACTCA
The sequence above is a segment of the Calditrichota bacterium genome. Coding sequences within it:
- a CDS encoding acylphosphatase; this encodes SEVEGERGMVEEYIKALKVGPRLSSVRDVDVHWAQYSGEFDSFEIAYY